The proteins below come from a single Dehalococcoidia bacterium genomic window:
- a CDS encoding NAD-dependent deacylase, whose protein sequence is MTPDLQQSIREAARILRESRYVISLVGAGISAESGIPTFRGPGGLWTRMGEPPMNQYEQFLQDPKGWWRRRMQAQASGEMSHWEDAKPNPAHYALARLEDMGIMRHVITQNIDNLHQVAGTRSISEFHGNRYKLRCIGCNTRWDRDELEVSPHEPPDCPHCGALVKSDTVMFGEPIPPDAISRSFDEAEKADCCLVIGTSAVVYPAANVPLIVRRNGGRLIEVNPLETALSGVCDVALRGPAGEVLPALVRELEA, encoded by the coding sequence ATGACGCCTGACCTGCAGCAGTCCATCCGCGAGGCGGCGCGCATCCTGCGCGAGTCCCGCTACGTGATCTCGCTCGTCGGCGCCGGCATTTCGGCAGAAAGCGGCATCCCCACCTTCCGCGGGCCCGGCGGCCTCTGGACGCGCATGGGCGAACCGCCGATGAACCAGTACGAGCAGTTCCTGCAGGACCCGAAGGGCTGGTGGCGCCGCCGCATGCAGGCGCAGGCGTCCGGCGAGATGTCTCACTGGGAGGACGCGAAGCCGAACCCGGCTCACTACGCGCTGGCCCGGCTCGAGGACATGGGCATCATGCGCCACGTAATCACCCAGAACATCGACAACTTGCACCAGGTCGCGGGCACCCGCAGCATCAGCGAGTTCCACGGCAACCGCTACAAGCTACGCTGCATCGGCTGCAACACCCGCTGGGACCGCGATGAACTCGAGGTCTCGCCCCATGAACCGCCCGACTGCCCCCATTGCGGCGCGCTCGTGAAGTCCGACACCGTCATGTTTGGCGAGCCGATCCCGCCGGACGCGATAAGCCGCTCCTTCGACGAGGCCGAAAAGGCGGACTGCTGCCTCGTGATTGGCACTTCGGCGGTCGTCTATCCGGCCGCGAACGTGCCGCTGATCGTGCGCCGCAACGGCGGCCGGCTGATCGAGGTCAATCCTCTCGAGACGGCCCTGAGCGGCGTCTGCGACGTGGCTCTGCGCGGCCCGGCAGGAGAAGTCCTGCCGGCTCTGGTCCGGGAACTGGAAGCCTGA
- a CDS encoding cupin domain-containing protein: protein MPGIWRIEDVDRENPLPAETGFRNTWLEHTPHSSTNVTQIRERGGARPHIHERHDEIMCVVRGEGEFRLGDEVRQVKPGDVIVAPAGTVHGPTANSPYFVFLSVFAPEFDPANPDRVFVE from the coding sequence ATGCCTGGCATCTGGCGAATCGAGGATGTCGACCGTGAGAACCCGCTGCCGGCCGAGACGGGCTTCCGGAACACCTGGCTCGAACACACGCCGCACTCCAGCACCAACGTCACTCAGATCCGCGAGCGCGGTGGCGCAAGGCCGCACATTCATGAGCGGCACGACGAGATCATGTGCGTGGTACGTGGCGAAGGTGAATTCCGCCTTGGCGATGAGGTGCGTCAGGTGAAACCGGGTGACGTGATCGTTGCTCCCGCCGGTACCGTCCACGGGCCGACCGCCAACAGCCCTTACTTCGTGTTCCTCTCCGTCTTCGCCCCCGAGTTCGACCCGGCCAACCCGGACCGCGTCTTCGTCGAGTAG
- the rsmD gene encoding 16S rRNA (guanine(966)-N(2))-methyltransferase RsmD, with protein sequence MPIRVIAGEARGRRLKASPGRGTRPTSDRLREALFAILEAHGADFTRVLDLYAGTGALGIEALSRGAGSCDFVEADASACEVIRENLRLTGYSERGRVICATVARAAARLQGPYTLVVADPPYEYDRAESELADLIERGLLLPGGIVAVEHAKRREWPERLAGLKKLLTRRHGDSAVSLYQ encoded by the coding sequence GTGCCGATCAGGGTAATCGCGGGAGAAGCCCGGGGACGGAGGCTGAAGGCCAGCCCCGGCAGAGGGACGCGGCCCACATCTGACCGCCTGCGCGAGGCCCTTTTCGCCATTCTGGAGGCCCACGGGGCCGACTTCACGCGCGTCCTTGACCTGTACGCCGGCACGGGAGCGCTGGGAATCGAGGCCCTCAGCCGCGGCGCCGGCTCATGTGATTTCGTGGAGGCGGACGCGAGTGCCTGTGAGGTCATACGCGAGAACCTGCGCCTGACCGGCTACAGCGAGCGCGGCCGCGTGATCTGCGCAACGGTGGCGCGCGCGGCCGCCCGCCTGCAGGGGCCGTACACGCTTGTGGTCGCTGACCCCCCTTATGAGTATGATCGGGCCGAGTCCGAGCTCGCAGACTTGATCGAGCGCGGACTCCTCTTGCCCGGCGGCATTGTCGCCGTCGAGCACGCAAAGCGGCGGGAGTGGCCGGAGCGGTTGGCGGGGCTGAAGAAGTTGCTGACGCGGCGCCATGGAGATAGCGCCGTCAGCCTGTACCAGTAA
- a CDS encoding MFS transporter, protein MSTPPRRANDPGLEEVQVRGRRLRGISRNVLMLGLVSFVADVSSEMAYPIVPVFLTMTLGASVPVVGVIEGIAEGAASFLKLFSGWFSDRVGRRKPLVVAGYGLSATGKLLLALSFVWPQVLLARLVDRVGKGVRTSPRDALIADSTSEGYSGRAFGFHRAMDTAGAVIGPLFALGLVALAGERLRLVFIIAAVPAFLSVLPFLRVREVLPPGGTGAPLFIPRHRVPRQFWFVLAITVLFALTNSSDAFIILRGRDLGMSLTAVVLAYVLYNTLYSLLAYPLGDLSDRLGKRPLLVLGFAVFGFVYLGFALIDGSAAMWPLFAAYGVYVAATEGVARSLVSDLAPPEERATLLGLYHALISGATVASSAIAGVLWDLVSPRTPFFLGAAGGIACAVLMLAPPLRTAPARGSAA, encoded by the coding sequence GTGAGCACCCCGCCCCGCCGCGCCAACGATCCCGGCCTCGAAGAGGTGCAGGTGCGCGGGCGCCGCCTCCGCGGCATCAGCCGCAACGTGCTCATGCTGGGCCTCGTCAGCTTCGTCGCGGACGTGTCCAGCGAGATGGCCTACCCCATCGTCCCCGTGTTCCTGACGATGACGCTGGGCGCATCGGTGCCCGTCGTTGGCGTTATCGAGGGCATCGCCGAAGGGGCGGCGAGCTTCCTGAAGCTATTCTCGGGCTGGTTCTCGGACCGCGTAGGCCGGCGAAAGCCGCTGGTGGTAGCGGGATACGGCCTGAGCGCGACCGGCAAGCTGCTCCTGGCCCTCTCTTTCGTCTGGCCGCAGGTGCTGCTGGCGCGCCTTGTCGACCGGGTCGGCAAGGGCGTCCGCACGTCGCCGCGCGACGCGCTGATCGCCGACTCGACCTCCGAGGGCTATTCCGGGCGGGCCTTCGGATTTCACCGGGCCATGGATACGGCGGGCGCGGTCATCGGGCCGCTTTTCGCCCTCGGCCTCGTGGCCCTGGCCGGCGAGCGGCTGCGCCTGGTGTTCATCATCGCGGCTGTCCCGGCGTTCCTCAGCGTGCTGCCGTTCCTGCGCGTCCGCGAAGTCCTGCCGCCAGGCGGGACCGGCGCGCCGCTGTTCATCCCGAGGCACAGGGTGCCGCGGCAGTTCTGGTTCGTGCTCGCTATCACGGTCCTCTTCGCGCTTACGAACTCGAGCGACGCTTTCATAATCCTGCGCGGCCGCGACCTGGGCATGAGCCTGACGGCCGTGGTCCTGGCCTACGTCCTCTACAACACGCTTTACTCTCTCCTGGCCTACCCCCTGGGCGACCTCTCCGACAGGCTCGGCAAGCGGCCACTCCTCGTGCTCGGCTTCGCGGTGTTCGGGTTCGTGTACCTGGGCTTCGCCCTGATCGACGGCAGCGCCGCCATGTGGCCTCTCTTCGCCGCCTACGGCGTCTACGTAGCGGCGACCGAGGGAGTGGCGCGGTCCCTTGTGAGCGACCTGGCGCCGCCGGAGGAGAGGGCCACGCTCCTGGGGCTCTACCACGCGCTCATCAGCGGCGCGACCGTGGCCTCGAGCGCCATCGCAGGCGTGCTCTGGGACCTCGTTTCGCCGCGGACGCCGTTTTTCCTCGGCGCCGCCGGCGGCATCGCCTGTGCCGTACTGATGCTCGCGCCACCGCTGCGGACGGCGCCGGCGCGAGGATCGGCCGCCTGA
- a CDS encoding DUF1028 domain-containing protein, which produces MTFSIVARDMSTGAFGVAVSTAVPCVGALCPHVRPGVGAIATQSYVNVALGTDGLALLAMGLSPEAALRALLSEDAEASRRQWGGVDARGRVFAFSGDDCVEWFGAWPEPERQYSVQGNMLVGPEVVEAMAKAYEASLAAPLPERLVRALEAGQAAGGDKRGRVSAALLTTPLPGEAYGYDIRVDEHADPVRELRRIYEIVSARRAEARR; this is translated from the coding sequence ATGACCTTCTCGATTGTCGCCAGGGATATGAGCACGGGCGCCTTTGGCGTTGCCGTCTCGACCGCCGTGCCCTGTGTCGGCGCCTTGTGCCCCCACGTGCGCCCCGGCGTCGGCGCGATTGCCACGCAGTCATACGTCAACGTGGCCCTGGGGACGGACGGGCTCGCGCTGCTGGCCATGGGCCTCAGCCCGGAGGCCGCCCTCAGGGCGCTGCTCAGCGAGGACGCCGAGGCGTCGCGGCGCCAGTGGGGCGGCGTCGACGCAAGAGGCCGGGTCTTTGCTTTCTCCGGCGACGATTGCGTGGAGTGGTTCGGGGCCTGGCCGGAGCCCGAACGGCAGTATTCGGTCCAGGGCAACATGCTCGTCGGCCCCGAGGTTGTGGAGGCGATGGCGAAGGCATACGAAGCCTCCCTGGCCGCCCCGCTGCCCGAGCGCCTGGTGCGGGCGCTCGAAGCCGGGCAGGCCGCCGGAGGCGACAAGCGCGGCCGCGTCTCCGCCGCGCTCCTCACGACGCCTCTCCCGGGAGAGGCGTACGGCTACGACATCCGGGTCGACGAGCACGCTGACCCCGTCCGAGAGCTGCGGCGGATATACGAGATCGTGAGCGCGCGCCGGGCCGAGGCCCGCCGATAA
- the hemL gene encoding glutamate-1-semialdehyde 2,1-aminomutase → MTRRTQRSRAVFDQARRFLPGGVNSPVRSFRAVGGDPIIAASASGSRLVDADGNEYIDYCGSWGPLILGHADPEVVEAIAEAAAKGTTYGIATEAEAELARLVCESVPSIDMVRLVNSGTEATMSALRLARAYTGRDKVLKFEGCYHGHADGLLVQAGSGVATLSLPDSPGVPRAFAELTLVAPYNDLGAVERMFDRHGSGLAAVIVEPVAANMGVVPPEDGFLAGLRRLCSANGTLLVFDEVVTGYRLGPGGYQEVCGVMPDLTCLGKVIGGGLPVGAYGGRRDIMEMVAPVGPVYQAGTLSGNPLAMAAGLVTLRRLQAPGFHETLERRTARLAGGLDKEARRAEVPLTVNRVGSMLTPFFTPGPVRDYATAKSADTARFAATFQALLDRGIYWPPSQFEAAFVSAAHTDADIDATVSAFGEALRAARP, encoded by the coding sequence ATGACCAGGCGCACCCAGCGCTCGCGCGCCGTCTTCGACCAGGCGCGACGCTTCCTGCCCGGCGGGGTGAATAGCCCCGTTCGCTCCTTCAGGGCCGTTGGCGGCGACCCCATCATCGCCGCCTCCGCCTCCGGCTCCCGCCTGGTGGATGCCGACGGAAACGAGTACATCGACTACTGCGGCTCCTGGGGCCCGCTCATCCTCGGCCACGCCGACCCCGAGGTAGTCGAGGCCATCGCCGAGGCTGCAGCGAAAGGGACGACCTACGGCATCGCGACCGAAGCCGAAGCCGAGCTCGCGCGCCTGGTCTGCGAGTCCGTACCCTCCATCGACATGGTGCGCCTCGTGAATTCGGGGACGGAGGCGACCATGTCGGCCTTGCGGCTGGCACGGGCTTACACAGGCAGGGACAAGGTCCTCAAGTTCGAGGGCTGCTATCACGGCCACGCCGACGGCCTTCTCGTACAGGCCGGCTCCGGCGTGGCGACCCTGTCGCTGCCTGACAGCCCCGGTGTGCCGCGCGCCTTCGCCGAACTCACGCTCGTCGCGCCATACAACGACCTGGGCGCGGTCGAGAGGATGTTCGACCGCCATGGCAGCGGCCTCGCCGCGGTCATCGTCGAGCCGGTCGCGGCCAACATGGGTGTGGTGCCGCCGGAGGACGGCTTCCTCGCCGGCTTGCGGCGGCTGTGCAGCGCTAACGGCACTCTTCTCGTCTTCGACGAGGTCGTGACGGGCTATCGCCTCGGCCCTGGCGGCTACCAGGAAGTCTGCGGCGTCATGCCGGACCTGACCTGCCTGGGGAAAGTGATCGGCGGCGGGCTGCCCGTCGGCGCCTACGGCGGACGGCGGGACATCATGGAAATGGTCGCCCCCGTCGGCCCTGTGTACCAGGCCGGCACCCTCTCCGGCAATCCGCTTGCCATGGCCGCCGGACTGGTCACGCTGCGGCGGCTACAGGCCCCCGGCTTTCATGAGACCCTGGAGAGGAGGACAGCCCGGCTTGCCGGCGGTCTCGACAAGGAAGCGCGCCGTGCGGAAGTGCCGCTAACGGTGAACCGCGTCGGCTCCATGTTGACGCCGTTCTTTACGCCCGGTCCTGTGCGCGACTACGCGACCGCGAAGTCCGCGGACACCGCGCGCTTCGCCGCAACCTTCCAGGCCCTCCTCGACCGCGGCATCTACTGGCCTCCGTCCCAGTTCGAGGCCGCCTTTGTCTCCGCCGCCCACACGGACGCGGACATCGACGCGACGGTCTCGGCCTTCGGGGAAGCGCTGCGCGCGGCGCGCCCCTGA
- the coaD gene encoding pantetheine-phosphate adenylyltransferase, with translation MGHKAIYAGTFDPVTNGHLDIARRAAALFDHVIVAVAEHRGGTLFTVEERVEMFREAIKDQKHVEVKQFGGTLLVNFARSEGANVLIRSMRGGTDFDYEFDMALMNRKMAPEIESIYMLSRLEFLYISGSRIREVAALGYDVSDLVPAHVNEALKRKLTAKN, from the coding sequence TTGGGCCACAAGGCGATCTACGCCGGCACGTTCGATCCTGTCACGAACGGACACCTGGACATCGCGCGCAGGGCCGCCGCCCTTTTCGACCACGTGATCGTCGCGGTCGCGGAGCACCGGGGCGGCACCCTCTTCACGGTCGAGGAACGCGTGGAGATGTTCCGCGAGGCGATCAAGGACCAGAAGCACGTCGAGGTGAAGCAGTTCGGCGGCACCCTGCTGGTCAACTTCGCGCGGAGCGAAGGGGCCAACGTCCTCATCCGGAGCATGCGCGGCGGCACGGACTTCGACTACGAGTTCGACATGGCCCTGATGAACCGCAAGATGGCGCCCGAAATCGAATCGATCTACATGCTATCCCGCCTGGAGTTCCTCTACATCAGCGGCAGCCGCATCCGGGAGGTAGCGGCCCTTGGCTACGACGTCTCAGACCTGGTGCCCGCGCACGTCAACGAAGCCCTCAAAAGGAAACTGACCGCGAAGAACTGA